CTGGAAATAAATGATGCAGTTGTCGGCAGACTTCATTGCCGACTTCATGGGCCTCCGAGACGGTGACTCGGGGGTGTACCACTAGGTGCAGGTCGAGCAATATCTGGCCGCCGACGGTGCGAGTGCGCAGGTCGTGCACGCCGCGAACGCCTGGGACCTGTTCGGCGGTTTCTCGCATGCGTTGCTGGTCGGACGCGGGGAGCGCGGTGTCGATCAGCTCCTGGCTCGCTTCCCACAAGAGCGAGCCGCCTATCTTACCGACCATGATGGCGACCACCACAGCCGCTGCGCCATCCAGCCAGCCGGCCCCGAGCTGAGCGCCAAGCAGGCCAACCAGCACCACCACGGTGGATAGCGCATCGGAGCGCGAGTGCCAGGCATTGGCCTCGAGAAGTTTGGAGCCTACCTGCTTGGCGATCTTCATCGTGTAACGATAGATCCACTCCTTGGCGAGCAGAGCCACCACGGCGATGCCGATCGCCCAGGGCCCTGGCGCCAGAACCGGCGTGCCGCTGAAAAGCCGCTCAAGGCTGGCCCAGGCGATGGCACCGGCAACGAAGATCAAGATGCTGCCGAGCCACAGTGTCGCCAGCGTTTCGATGCGACCGTGGCCGTAGGGGTGACCGCTATCGGGCGC
Above is a window of Halomonas sp. I5-271120 DNA encoding:
- a CDS encoding cation diffusion facilitator family transporter translates to MAHPHSPTSAGDHAVDSTAKNQADHHAANTRAAHRVTLIGAGIDFVVGMFKLVAGLMVGSAALVADGIHSFSDILTDIFVIGATHFGRQAPDSGHPYGHGRIETLATLWLGSILIFVAGAIAWASLERLFSGTPVLAPGPWAIGIAVVALLAKEWIYRYTMKIAKQVGSKLLEANAWHSRSDALSTVVVLVGLLGAQLGAGWLDGAAAVVVAIMVGKIGGSLLWEASQELIDTALPASDQQRMRETAEQVPGVRGVHDLRTRTVGGQILLDLHLVVHPRVTVSEAHEVGNEVCRQLHHLFPDLSDVTFHIDPEDDQHAPPQSPLHALPLREEVETELAKAWSGLAAWESCLTLDLHYLDQRIDVSLYVQQLQPEVNLDEAADSLRKHAAGLPWIGRLRIWQGPGKA